DNA sequence from the Roseofilum casamattae BLCC-M143 genome:
GCTCGATCGCCAAAACATCGTCCAGATCGCTCTCTAATGCTTCTCTAATATACATCTGCAATTGACCAATCCTGTTACTTTCGACAAACCGATCCAAATTGTTAATTTTGCATTTTTAATCGATCTAACTTCGGGAAACGCGAGCGAGTAGATTGCCCAATCCTATTTGTTTCAGTTGTTGCAGGCGATCGCGATTTCGCACTAATAAGGCACCCGCAAATCCGAGGGAGTTGACCGAAATCGATTGGTAAGCGTCTTGCGATCGCGGAATCAGCATCATCCAACGACGAGTCACCAGTAAATTATAAGCGCCAGTTTGTCGAACTCCTAATTGTTCCGTTTCCAGATATCCAAGATAACGCAGCAGTTCCTGGTAGCGATCGAAACTCACTCGAGCGGCATTATCGGGCGAATTGACTAGATTGGGTGCAAAAGAGACCAAAGCATGATTAAAGGGGAGTTCCTGACTCTTGTAGGGGGCGCTTTCAGCAGGTTTTAAGTCTAGCTTTTGCGCGATCGGAATCGCAATTCCATCGGGAATGAGGGGTAAGGGAACGACTTGTAAATGTTTGTGCGGTTGACTCGCTCCCGCATCTGCTCCAGCATTATAAAACCCGAGACCGTCAATTTCTGCTAGGGCTAACCACAAGGCCTGAAAATCGGCTAGAGTCAACCAATTCTCCTGAGACTCAAATTCGCGAGTGACGATGAGAATATGGCGAGAGACCACATTAAATTTATTCAGGACGCAGCGATGTGACGGTAGCAGATCGCACACGACTAAATCGCGATCGCAGGGCAGAAACGGGTTGGCCGGTTTTCCCAATTGCTGCGATCGCTCTTGTTTCCGTTTTTCTGCCGCTTTTCGAGCTAAATTCGATACCACTCTCACCACAAATGGAATTCCCCCTTCTTCGACAACTTCATAGTCCGTCTGTAGGGGACGCAACGCACTGCATTCGAGAGCATGTTGCGTTTGGCGATCGATCTGCTCGAGTAAGGTGCCGGAGGTAAATAAGGGAGGGCTAGCTTGCATCCGCTGTCAGTTTTCTCTCGGTTACATGAGTAATCTAATCGTAAGAATTATAAATCCCTGACTCCGAATAGCAGAGACAGGGACGATCGCCAGTGTAAAGAATAGCTATCCTTATGCGATAACGGCTTCCGCTTCTACAACCGCCAGGCGATCGCATGGAATCTCAGTAATCCGAGCCACGATGCCATTATTATCTTTCTGATAAATTTCCAACTTTGCAGTTAAGGGAGCTTCAAATAATAAATACTCTTGCGGAAAAATCACCCGCTCGAAATACCATCCAGAAATATTGGAGATTCGGGCAATCTGAATTAATGGGCTAACATTTTTATAGCTGCAGACGGTACTGCGAGATGCAAGGTTTGATAAGGGATCGATGATTTGGCTCATTTTTTAAGAAGAGATTAATTAAATTTTAACTAGAGTTCCCTAATTTTAGGGTATGCATACATCCGGATCGGAGAAAACCCCATATCCGAGGAATTGGAGTGTTTCTTAGTATATTATAACCATCTTTTCTGAGAATTTTTGGTAAACGCAACGACATTTTTCTTTCCTAAAGATCGACGGTTAAAATCCTCTGACTGTATAGCTTTCGGCATTATACTTATCTGTAGGATAAGAATTTCCTATGGAAAATACACATAACTTGAATGCAACAAGGTTACTATTTTTCAGCAAACCATCACAAATTAACCGATCGCTGGTACTGTAGCCTTAATTGGCGCAGAAGTCTAGAAGGAGTTGCGATCGCCCCATTTTCCCCTATATGCTATGAAATCAAGATAACAAATTGACAATAAGACCCAAGCCATCTCGATTAACAGGGTTCGCAAAACTATGGGACAAAACCGTAACTTAACCGCAATTATCACAGGCGCTTCCTCTGGCGTTGGTCTCTATGCAACCAAAGCCTTAGCCAAACGGGAAGACTGGCATATTATTATGGCCTGCCGTAATTTAGAGAAAGCCGAAGCCGCAGCGAAAGAGCTAGAGATTCCAACAGATGCTTATACCCTAATGCATCTAGACCTCGCCAGTTTAGAGAGCGTCCGCAACTTCGTACAGACCTTTCGAGGGAGCGATCGCTCTCTCGACGTGCTATTGTGTAATGCGGCAGTCTACTTGCCCTTACTCAAAGAACCTCAGCGATCGCCAGAAGGCTACGAACTCAGCGTTGCCACCAACCACCTCGGTCATTTCCTGCTCTGCAACCTGCTCTTAGAAGACCTGATTCACTCCAAATTCTCTAACCGTCGCCTCATTATCCTCGGAACCGTAACCGCCAATAGCAAAGAGCTGGGCGGTAAAATTCCTATCCCCGCACCTCCCGACTTAGGAGACATGAAAGGGTTAGAACAAGGGTTCAAAGCGCCAATTTCCATGATTGACGGCAAGAAATTTAAATCCGGTAAAGCCTATAAAGATAGCAAACTTTGCAACATGCTCGTCACTCGGGAACTCCATCGTCGCTATTATGAATCCACCGGTATTGTCTTTAACTCCCTCTATCCCGGATGCGTCGCCGATACTCCCCTCTTCCGCAACCACTATCCCCTCTTCCAAAAGCTTTTCCCCCTCTTCCAAAAAAACATTACGGGAGGTTATGTCACTCAAGAATTAGCAGGAGAGCGCGTCGCTGATGTCATGGCCAATACGAAATACCAGCGTTCTGGGGTGCATTGGAGTTGGGGAAATCGCCAGGAAGAAGGACGGGAAGGCTTCGTGCAGGAACTTTCGGCTGAAGGAAGCGATGGGGAAAAAGCCAAGCGCCTTTGGGAATTGAGCGAAAAATTAGTTGGATTGGCTTAAGTCCGTTACCAGGTATACTGTTCTTAATTAAAAACTGAGATTAACACGCATTGATTGGATAGTTGAATTCAAATGGGAGGATTAACATGAGTAGTGTGGCAGTGGCAGGCGATCGCTCGGCGCAATTCTATCAGGCATACCAGCCGTTTAAGGAAACCGCACCGGTTGAATTGTGTCCTAATTTCTCAGATTCCGATGCGGATATCGTTATCCGGGCAGTTTACCGCCAAGTGTTGGGCAATGCTCACGTCATGGAGAGCGAGCGGCTTACTGTTCTGGAGTCCCAACTCAAGGGTGGCGAAATTAGCGTCCGCGAATTTGTCCGCCAGGTCGCCAAGTCCGAACTATATCGTTCTCGTTTCTTCGAGAATTGCTATCGATATCGGGCTATCGAGCTGAACTTCAAACACCTATTGGGACGCGCCCCGGATAACTTTGAGGAAATGCGCTCTCACAGCACGGTTTTGGACGATCGCGGATTTGAGGCAGATATTGATACTTATTTAGATAGCGATGAATATCAAACAACCTTTGGCGAAAATATTGTTCCCTACTACCAGGGCTATCGCACTCAGTCCGGGCAATCGATGCTGGAATTTACTAATATGCTGCAATTAGTGCGCAGTGCTTCCAGTAGCGATAAGGATTTAATGACTCGCAACAAACCGCAATTGACTCGTGCCCTGATCGAAAACGCACCTTACGGTCAGCGTAAGGTTAAGGATGTAAAAGATATTTTGGCAGAGGTCTTAAGACCGAAGTACCAGTTTATCACGACAACAAGCACGAGCGCGATCGCGACGACGGCTGCCGATTTGTCTTTGCAGCAAAAGATTGAAGAACAAGCCGAGAAAATTGCTCGCTTGCAACAGCAATTGAAGGATTTATCACCTTTTGCAACAATTGGAGCGGCACAACTCAAAAGCGGTTGGCGTTCTTCGTTTGTCTCTGCGGCTGAGGTGCTCTCCGGTTCCCTGCAAGAGCAGGCAGACGAGCAAGCGGCGCTGATTGCCTCATTGGAACAACAAATGGCAGATGCTCGACGTTATGCGACGATTGGAGAAGCTCGCTTGAATAAATGGCGCCGCCGCACTTTCAACAGTTAGCATTCTTCGCAATATAGTCCATTGGATGAACAGTGAGATATCGTTGTAGGGGCGAACGGTCGTTCGCCCCTACGCGTTCGATTGTAGTTCAATAAAACTGCTATCCCTCTTTTGTCACTTTTGCCTGAGAAAAATCAAGTACGAGATAAGGCGAGAAACCGGATTTCTTGCTCCACCTCAAGTCAGAAATTGCATGGCTTGGAGAAACCCGGTTTCTGTTTGTCTTACGAAGACGCTGTCGAAATATCGGATTTCACGCAATTAAGCATCCGCAATGTGGCCGCAGCGGCATAATTTCGCCGAGCATTAAGATTAGGAGTAAACTGCTCTCCCGTCTCATTTAATGGCGAGGCAACCGAGCAGTAAGTAGACATTTGCGTAATTAAATCCGCAGCCCAATGATTCTCAATATCGCTAAACTGTTTGGGAGGTTCTTTTCCGGTAAACTGAGGACTCAAACCGCGCGCTCTACGAGCGAATTCGGTGGCGCGACGCTGCACGGCCATTAACTCCGCGCGGGTAACCAGTTGTGCCGGTCGGAAAGTACCATCGGTATAGCCACTGACAATCTCATTATCTTTCGCCCATTGAATTTTCGCCGCGCTCCACCGGGATGAGGAAACATCGGGATAGGGAGAGATAGATGTTTGGGTGGGAATGCTGACATTTGCACCGGGAATTGTTTTCAGTGATTCTAATACCATCGATACCAATTGTTCCCGCGTTAAAGAATTTTGGGGACGGAAGGTATTGTCTTCAGCAAATCCGGAAACAAAACCAAGATCGACGGCTTGATTAATTTCGCTGACATAAATGTCATTGGCAATATCTCGAAATCTAGGAGGATCGACCGGATTTGGGTCTACAGGATTGGGATCGACGGGGTTGGGATCGGAAGGCCCTGGCGTACCGACTAAGGCGCTCAGTTGCGAGTCATTGAGCAAGTAAACATGACCGAGAGTTTGTCCTTGATAAGAACGTTTAGCAAACCGCCAACCGGGATTGAGATTAATTTTAGCAAAGTCCGAGGTTACCCCATTAGCACGACCAATTTCTATCTCTCCGCCGCCTGGAGTATTTGACGATCCAAGTAAGACGAGATCGTTATCGCGCCGCACGATCCGCAAGCTATATTTCAGGGCTAAATCTTCGTTATTCACCCGAATAGAAAAGCCATTACTATCGGTGCTGCGACCGCAAATTCCGGTGAAGTCAAAGTTAAGTAAAAGCGGGTTAACAATGGTCGGACTTTGGCCGCTTTCGCTCCAACATTGACGAGAGGTAGATTTTTGTTCCAAAATTAGCAGTTGATGAGCGGTGCTTCCTCGCGGAGCGGCGATCGCAACAAACTTATCTTGTCCGACTTCGGTATGGTCGAAGAAGGCGCGAGCAGTAGAGACCCAGGCAGTCATCCCAACTACAGTAGTGGTAGCAACAACAGCTAGACGGGAGAGCAATGATTTTTTCATAGTCGTGCAATGGTAGGCTTGATGTAAGCAGTGTACAGAGAGTTGCTTTATTTTTCTAGTACTTTCTCAGTCGAGAAGATCGGTAAATTGTTGCTCGGGTATGTGCCAGTTTTACAGGTGTCTGGGTAAGGAAATAGAATATGAGAGAATAGGGAATGAGCAATAAATTGTGGTGGCAGAGCTATAGTAATAAGTAGATGTTTTAAGAGATTATTAATGGTTGATGCCTATTCCGGAACTTCTCGACTGGCCGACTGAGGTAACCGAAGCGCGCGCAATTCAAGATCGATGGCGCGATCGCGTGGAAGTTTGCGATCGCCTCCATCTGGTAAACTCGGTGGCGGGAGTGGATTTGGGCTTTGAGAATGAGGGTCGAACCACCCGAGCGGCGGCGGCTCTATTTAGTTATCCCGATCTAGAACTG
Encoded proteins:
- a CDS encoding ATP adenylyltransferase family protein; translated protein: MQASPPLFTSGTLLEQIDRQTQHALECSALRPLQTDYEVVEEGGIPFVVRVVSNLARKAAEKRKQERSQQLGKPANPFLPCDRDLVVCDLLPSHRCVLNKFNVVSRHILIVTREFESQENWLTLADFQALWLALAEIDGLGFYNAGADAGASQPHKHLQVVPLPLIPDGIAIPIAQKLDLKPAESAPYKSQELPFNHALVSFAPNLVNSPDNAARVSFDRYQELLRYLGYLETEQLGVRQTGAYNLLVTRRWMMLIPRSQDAYQSISVNSLGFAGALLVRNRDRLQQLKQIGLGNLLARVSRS
- a CDS encoding DUF1830 domain-containing protein; this translates as MSQIIDPLSNLASRSTVCSYKNVSPLIQIARISNISGWYFERVIFPQEYLLFEAPLTAKLEIYQKDNNGIVARITEIPCDRLAVVEAEAVIA
- a CDS encoding protochlorophyllide reductase, whose translation is MGQNRNLTAIITGASSGVGLYATKALAKREDWHIIMACRNLEKAEAAAKELEIPTDAYTLMHLDLASLESVRNFVQTFRGSDRSLDVLLCNAAVYLPLLKEPQRSPEGYELSVATNHLGHFLLCNLLLEDLIHSKFSNRRLIILGTVTANSKELGGKIPIPAPPDLGDMKGLEQGFKAPISMIDGKKFKSGKAYKDSKLCNMLVTRELHRRYYESTGIVFNSLYPGCVADTPLFRNHYPLFQKLFPLFQKNITGGYVTQELAGERVADVMANTKYQRSGVHWSWGNRQEEGREGFVQELSAEGSDGEKAKRLWELSEKLVGLA
- a CDS encoding phycobilisome rod-core linker polypeptide, which produces MSSVAVAGDRSAQFYQAYQPFKETAPVELCPNFSDSDADIVIRAVYRQVLGNAHVMESERLTVLESQLKGGEISVREFVRQVAKSELYRSRFFENCYRYRAIELNFKHLLGRAPDNFEEMRSHSTVLDDRGFEADIDTYLDSDEYQTTFGENIVPYYQGYRTQSGQSMLEFTNMLQLVRSASSSDKDLMTRNKPQLTRALIENAPYGQRKVKDVKDILAEVLRPKYQFITTTSTSAIATTAADLSLQQKIEEQAEKIARLQQQLKDLSPFATIGAAQLKSGWRSSFVSAAEVLSGSLQEQADEQAALIASLEQQMADARRYATIGEARLNKWRRRTFNS
- a CDS encoding DUF3747 domain-containing protein, producing the protein MKKSLLSRLAVVATTTVVGMTAWVSTARAFFDHTEVGQDKFVAIAAPRGSTAHQLLILEQKSTSRQCWSESGQSPTIVNPLLLNFDFTGICGRSTDSNGFSIRVNNEDLALKYSLRIVRRDNDLVLLGSSNTPGGGEIEIGRANGVTSDFAKINLNPGWRFAKRSYQGQTLGHVYLLNDSQLSALVGTPGPSDPNPVDPNPVDPNPVDPPRFRDIANDIYVSEINQAVDLGFVSGFAEDNTFRPQNSLTREQLVSMVLESLKTIPGANVSIPTQTSISPYPDVSSSRWSAAKIQWAKDNEIVSGYTDGTFRPAQLVTRAELMAVQRRATEFARRARGLSPQFTGKEPPKQFSDIENHWAADLITQMSTYCSVASPLNETGEQFTPNLNARRNYAAAATLRMLNCVKSDISTASS